In Burkholderia sp. PAMC 26561, the following are encoded in one genomic region:
- a CDS encoding IS3 family transposase (programmed frameshift): MNRGPKGRYTKEFREQAVKLVLVDGLSQREVAGRLSLSVKTLGAWVVAERKGTLTKVGETQKPQSELEAELARVKRELATVTMERDILKKANGLFREGVAVRCDRIETMRQDYPISVLCRVFELGASSFYAWRRRLDSPRAQENARLEIEIVAAHERTRQTYGRERLQADLLDHGVCVGLHRIRRIRTKLGLRCKQKRKFRNTTDSKHDLPVAPNLLERNFDMSMPNQAWVSDITYVWTDEGWLYLAGIKDLFNGELVGYAMSERMTRTLVMQALFAAVALKRPAAGLILHSDRGSQYCSHDYRDLAKQFGMTMSMSRKGDCYDNAPMESFWGSLKNELVHHRRFTTRAEARQAITEYIEIFYNRQRKQARLDYLSPAAFVQRFYKTRLAA; this comes from the exons ATGAATCGAGGACCGAAAGGCCGCTACACGAAGGAGTTTCGCGAGCAGGCGGTGAAGCTCGTTCTTGTCGATGGACTGTCGCAGCGAGAAGTTGCGGGCCGATTATCTTTGTCGGTTAAAACGCTTGGCGCTTGGGTCGTTGCCGAGCGAAAAGGGACGCTAACGAAGGTAGGCGAGACGCAAAAGCCGCAGAGCGAGTTGGAGGCGGAATTGGCGCGGGTCAAGCGCGAGCTGGCGACGGTCACGATGGAGCGCGATATTTTAAAAAAAGCGA ACGGTCTATTTCGCGAAGGAGTCGCGGTGAGATGTGACCGGATCGAAACGATGCGACAGGACTACCCGATTTCCGTGCTGTGCCGTGTGTTTGAGCTAGGGGCCAGCAGTTTCTACGCTTGGCGCCGACGGCTCGACTCGCCACGTGCACAAGAGAACGCGCGCCTTGAAATCGAGATTGTAGCGGCGCACGAACGAACTCGGCAAACGTATGGGCGCGAGCGATTGCAGGCGGATCTGCTTGATCATGGCGTATGCGTTGGCCTTCACCGCATTAGGCGCATTCGCACCAAGCTGGGACTGCGTTGCAAGCAGAAGCGCAAGTTCAGAAACACGACGGATTCGAAGCACGATTTGCCAGTCGCACCGAATTTGCTGGAACGCAACTTCGACATGAGCATGCCGAACCAGGCCTGGGTGAGTGATATCACGTACGTGTGGACAGATGAGGGCTGGTTGTATCTAGCCGGCATCAAGGATCTGTTCAACGGCGAGCTGGTCGGCTACGCCATGAGCGAACGTATGACCCGCACCTTGGTAATGCAGGCGCTATTTGCCGCGGTCGCACTTAAACGGCCCGCAGCCGGTTTGATCCTACATTCGGATCGTGGCAGTCAATATTGTTCGCATGACTATCGGGATCTAGCAAAGCAGTTCGGCATGACGATGTCCATGAGTCGCAAGGGCGATTGTTACGACAATGCGCCGATGGAAAGCTTCTGGGGGTCGCTCAAAAACGAACTCGTGCATCACCGCCGGTTCACGACGCGCGCCGAGGCCCGGCAGGCCATCACCGAATACATCGAGATCTTCTACAACCGGCAACGCAAGCAAGCCCGTCTTGACTATCTGTCGCCTGCTGCTTTCGTGCAGCGATTTTATAAAACGCGACTCGCGGCTTAA